CTTTGAAAGTGGTAAACTATCTGGTCCTTTAGGTGTAACCATATCGAACATTTTTTCATAGGCAGTTTTATCTTCCAAATTCATTTTCTCAGGATCCCTCACAAGACATAGCCCCCAAAAAGCAAAAAATATAGATACCTCTGCACCTACATTTTTCGCGCTGTTTGCCAATATTAACCCGGCTAAAGCTTTGTCATAATCTCCACTAAACATTAATAAATTTAATTTTTTACTCATTATAAATTCTCCCTTTTAATAAAGTGCAGTTTTATTTCTTATTTATAATGAGCATAAAACAGATTTTTTATTCATAAATGTGGAAAAATAAAACTACAGCTTAAAATGCTTTGCATACACTTTAAGCCATAGTTTCTCCGCCGTATTTACTTAAATAATATTCTTTATTCTCTATAATTTTTGATATGGCTTTCACCATTAAATCTATCTCTCTATAATCATTGTACATTCCAAAGCTTATTCTAACCATACCTGGACGTTTTATGGAACTATCTTTTATATAATATTCTTCTTCCTCTTCACTTACATTTAATAATTCTCTTACATAAGACTGTGCACAAAAGCAGCCGTTCCTCACAGCTATTCCCCATTCATAAGATAATATTTTAGCAGTTATATCATGAGGAATTCCATTAATATTAAAAGGAATTATACCTACTCTGTCATTAAATTTATCAGAAACACAGTACATTTTAACCTCTGGTAAATCCTTAAGTCTGTTTATTGTGTATTCAGTAAGCAAATCTTCATAATTTTTAATATTATTCATTCCTAAACTTTTAAGAGTTCTGATGGATGAAACCAAAGCCACTACCCCCATAATATTTGGTGAACCAGCTTCATCTTTATCAGGAGGCTCTTTCCATTTTATATAATTATGATTTACTATTTCTACAGTTCCACCACCCACATAATCTGGTGCAGAATCTCTAAAAGTATCTATTGGCCCAATTAAAACTCCAGTTCCAAAAGGTGCATACATCTTATGAGCTGAAAATACTAAATAATCAATATGATCTTCTGAATTATGAGGCTTTATGTCTATGGGTGCATGTGGTACAAGCTGAGCCCCATCAATTAAGACTTTGGCACCATATCTATGTGTAAGAGCTGCAATAGAATATATTGGATTCACATATCCTGTAACATTAGATGCACCAGCTACCGTTACAAGTTTAACTCTTCCTCTATTTTTTCTTAGTTTATATTCTAAATCTCTTAAATCCAGCTTTCCACATTTATTTACACTTATATAATCTACATTATATTTATTTCTCCAAGGTAAATCATTAGAATGATGCTCCATATTACTTGACAATATTAAATTACATTTATCATCTCCGTACAATGTATTAGACAACTTATTAATAGCTTCGGTAGTATTTTTTACATATATAACTGTATCTTTTAAAATATCTCCTCCTACAAAATCCAGTACGATCTTTCTAGAATCTTCATAGATTTTAGATGAAACTATGGATTTATATCCACTTCCTCTATGAATGGATGAATACCAAGGAGCATAATTGACAATCTCTTTAAGTACTGAAACCAAAGGAGGTGTGGTAGCTGCATTATCAAAATTTATAGCCGTTACTGCATTTCCATTAGTTATTGGTATTTTAGTATCTAAACCTACAATTAGATTTCTGTATATTGATTTATATAAATTATAGTACATTTTTCTGCCTTTAAAATTATTGATTACCCTAATAATATATTTATTATTAATACATATTGTTACATAGATATAATTTTCTAATCAAATATATTAACAAATTTTATAGAATATATATCACAAAGTACATCTGTATTAGTTTGACTTTGTCTTAAAATAATATAACTTATACCAACACGAGTTAATATCCCGCTTCTATCAGTTAATGATCCTGTTCCCAATAAAAAAGTTACACTAACACGTCTTCCTATAATTGTTCTTAAATACCCTTGAGTATATTCAATTCCAAGTACTCTTGGAGAACCTGGTGCAATTGTAAAAGACTCTTGAATTTGATTAAACTCACTTACTTGGCCTTGAATTGCTGTAGTTTCTCTATAATCAACATTTTTATTGTTTTCATTTTTATCTTGATCTATTTCTGATAAATTATCATTGGATTCACAATATTGAATATCATATGCATCTGATACTTTTTGACTGTAAAAATCATCACTATAATATTCATCCTCCATAAAATTACCTCCCAAAATTTATATATATACATTACTAAGTTTGAGCATATAATTCTGTTGGATTATAAAAACAATGCTGCCCCACTCTTACTTGAAAAATTCCCGTACCATTATAAGGAAAATTATTAGGGCAATTGGGGATAAATGGATTGAAATACCACAAAGAGCTTCCTATAGTAAATACCCTATTTCCAGCTATGGCCCAATCTGCTATATCATAATGAGTTTGATCTGGAGGATTAGCCCAAATAGTTTGTGGATTAGCTACTCCGCCAAGCACAGATCTTACACAGTCAAATTGACCCTGTTGATATATTATCTTTCTTACATCCCCTTGACCTATTCTCTGATATTCTCCATAAGGTACACGTACTCTATTCATTACAACAGTAGCTACTGCTTTCATTCCATTGTCTCCCTCACCGCCAGCTTCACATTTAATTATTCTTGCAAGGAGTTCTCTATCTGAATATGCCATATTTTCACCTCGTAGATTCAGTTATTGTATACATTATAGCTTTATATTATGTCTAGAAAAAATCAACAAATTTTATTGAATAGATATCACATAATACATTTGCATTAGTTTCTTCATTTCTAAGAATTATATAACTTATACCAACTTCCAGTAAAACTCCTGTTCTATCTTGAAATGTACCAGTTCCAAGCAAAAATTGTACTCTCACTCTTCGTCCTATTTGAGTTCTCAAATAACCTTGAGTATACTCTATACTCTCTACTGGAAATGAGCTTCCCGAACCACAAGCTGATGGCAAAGCTACAGAAGGTGTTGTAGTTCCCTGGGAACTTATCGTTCCAGCACCTGCTCCCACTGTAGTTCCATTTCCAGTACTAGCTCCTGCTACAGTACCAGTTCCATTTCCACTGGAAGGAACCACACCAGCTCCTGCTACAGTTCCAGCTGCAGGCATAGTTCCTGTTCCTGCTACATTTCCCACAGCACCACAACCATTATTTCCAGCTACTGGGCTAACAGTAGTTCCTTGTATACCACTATTAGCTGCACTAGTTCCAAGTACACTACCTACAGGATGGTGTTTATTTCTATCATCATCAAATATATCATCTTTTTCTTCCATTGGTACAGATAATTCTTCTTCTGATGAAGAATTATTTCTATATAAAGGATTATAATAAAACTGTGACATAATAAAATTTCCTCCTAAAATATAAGACTCATATTATCATACTATTATCGTTATTGAATAATGTGCAGGATAATGAAAATTTTATTATTAAATACTTATATTAGTATTTTGTTTAAAGCATATTCTCCATAATATAAGGTTAAATTATATATGAATTCATATTAAACGAGGAGGATTATTTATGAAAGACATTACATCAAATAAAAATCATTCTAATTCTAACAGTGAAAAATTTAATGAATTAAATGAACTTGAAAATGTTGTAGAAAAATATACACGAACAGAAAGACATCTTGAACAACACAGTGATATTGCAAATGCTGAATCTATTGATCAGGCTAAAGAAAAACAAAAAGAGAGAGAAGAACAAATTAAAACTTTAGAAAATAAGATTGTCAATGGAGAAAGCAGCAGTAAAAAAGCTGAAATAGAAAATGTAGAAAAGAATATAAAATATGGCGAAGGATATTTAAATCACAATTCAGAAAATATGAATCAGCGTGATCTTGAAAATTTAAAAGATAAACAGGAAAATAGAAAAGATACTCTTAACTCATTAC
This genomic window from Clostridium pasteurianum DSM 525 = ATCC 6013 contains:
- a CDS encoding DsrE/DsrF/DrsH-like family protein; translated protein: MSKKLNLLMFSGDYDKALAGLILANSAKNVGAEVSIFFAFWGLCLVRDPEKMNLEDKTAYEKMFDMVTPKGPDSLPLSKMNMSGIGKKMLVRMMEESDTPSLAAFLKGAIKKGVNFYGCKLSVEVMGFKEEELLPEVKVITADEYLKDAFDSDIQLFI
- a CDS encoding aminotransferase class V-fold PLP-dependent enzyme, whose amino-acid sequence is MYYNLYKSIYRNLIVGLDTKIPITNGNAVTAINFDNAATTPPLVSVLKEIVNYAPWYSSIHRGSGYKSIVSSKIYEDSRKIVLDFVGGDILKDTVIYVKNTTEAINKLSNTLYGDDKCNLILSSNMEHHSNDLPWRNKYNVDYISVNKCGKLDLRDLEYKLRKNRGRVKLVTVAGASNVTGYVNPIYSIAALTHRYGAKVLIDGAQLVPHAPIDIKPHNSEDHIDYLVFSAHKMYAPFGTGVLIGPIDTFRDSAPDYVGGGTVEIVNHNYIKWKEPPDKDEAGSPNIMGVVALVSSIRTLKSLGMNNIKNYEDLLTEYTINRLKDLPEVKMYCVSDKFNDRVGIIPFNINGIPHDITAKILSYEWGIAVRNGCFCAQSYVRELLNVSEEEEEYYIKDSSIKRPGMVRISFGMYNDYREIDLMVKAISKIIENKEYYLSKYGGETMA
- a CDS encoding cell wall hydrolase; protein product: MAYSDRELLARIIKCEAGGEGDNGMKAVATVVMNRVRVPYGEYQRIGQGDVRKIIYQQGQFDCVRSVLGGVANPQTIWANPPDQTHYDIADWAIAGNRVFTIGSSLWYFNPFIPNCPNNFPYNGTGIFQVRVGQHCFYNPTELYAQT